The following are encoded in a window of Brevibacillus ruminantium genomic DNA:
- the moaD gene encoding molybdopterin converting factor subunit 1: MQISVLLFAGLAERAGTRSISLTLPEGATVQDLLLAVSTQYPALSSLLGSCFISVNQEYATPDKPIQAGDEIAILPPVSGGQDPRFAITTEPLRVDALMKLVSNPRAGAILSFVGTVREFTQGQRTVSLAYEAYEPMAVEKMKQIAAEIEERWPEAQVAMHHRIGQLDIEEIAVIAVVATPHRKAAFEAGEYAIERLKQIVPIWKKEIWEDGSEWKGHQQGPWNPTAFPDDGERS; this comes from the coding sequence ATGCAAATTTCCGTACTGTTATTTGCGGGTTTGGCCGAGCGGGCAGGCACGCGGAGCATTTCGCTTACCCTGCCAGAGGGAGCCACCGTCCAGGACCTCCTGCTGGCTGTATCCACGCAGTATCCCGCCTTGTCTTCGCTTCTGGGAAGCTGTTTCATCTCTGTAAATCAGGAGTACGCAACACCCGATAAACCGATCCAGGCTGGTGACGAAATCGCGATTCTTCCCCCAGTCAGCGGCGGCCAAGATCCTCGCTTCGCCATCACGACTGAGCCCCTGCGGGTGGACGCATTGATGAAGCTGGTTTCCAATCCTCGGGCCGGTGCCATTCTCTCCTTTGTCGGAACCGTCCGGGAATTTACGCAAGGGCAGCGGACCGTCTCTCTCGCTTATGAAGCGTATGAGCCGATGGCCGTGGAAAAAATGAAACAGATTGCCGCTGAAATCGAGGAGCGTTGGCCCGAAGCGCAGGTGGCGATGCATCATCGCATCGGTCAGCTTGACATCGAAGAAATCGCGGTGATTGCCGTAGTGGCCACCCCTCATCGAAAAGCGGCTTTTGAAGCGGGCGAGTATGCTATCGAAAGACTGAAGCAGATCGTCCCTATCTGGAAAAAGGAAATCTGGGAAGACGGCAGCGAGTGGAAGGGCCACCAGCAAGGGCCGTGGAATCCAACTGCGTTCCCGGATGACGGAGAAAGGAGCTAA
- the moaC gene encoding cyclic pyranopterin monophosphate synthase MoaC gives MSDQLTHFNEQQRAQMVDVSDKDNTKREALAVSKITMKPETLERIREGQIAKGDVLAVAQVAGVMAAKKTWEIIPMCHPLPLTGIDIRFSYEDEMTLGIEATVKTTGKTGVEMEALTAASAAALTVYDMCKAMDKGMVIGPTYLERKTGGKSGDFYRSEA, from the coding sequence ATGAGCGACCAATTGACCCATTTCAACGAACAGCAGCGCGCCCAAATGGTGGATGTGTCCGACAAGGATAATACCAAACGCGAGGCGCTGGCTGTCAGCAAAATTACGATGAAGCCGGAAACCCTGGAGCGCATTCGCGAGGGACAGATCGCCAAGGGAGATGTACTGGCAGTCGCGCAGGTGGCTGGAGTGATGGCCGCCAAAAAAACCTGGGAGATCATCCCGATGTGTCATCCGCTTCCGCTCACCGGAATCGATATCCGTTTTTCCTATGAAGACGAGATGACGCTGGGAATTGAGGCGACCGTCAAAACGACCGGGAAAACCGGCGTAGAGATGGAAGCATTGACCGCAGCCTCTGCTGCCGCACTCACCGTCTATGATATGTGCAAAGCGATGGATAAAGGCATGGTCATCGGGCCTACTTATCTGGAGCGAAAGACCGGCGGGAAAAGCGGAGATTTCTATCGGAGCGAGGCCTAA
- a CDS encoding ABC transporter ATP-binding protein: MKQTYTESKSGNWRAFYQLIKQTKPSKLKISIALFMSIATTLVSLVIPLFTGKFVDSFTLDSISSGQIILLVLAFVAQAVAGGLSIYLLNDVGQSIVAALRDRLWKKLLVLPVAYYDNQRTGETISRMTNDTGVVKGLITDHLTSFFTGIISIIGSVAVLLYLDWQMTLTMLITVPLTLLVLIPLGRQMYKISKGLQDETASFTTVMSQVLSEIRLVKASNAEPHEYASGKQGIDNLLLFGLKEGRVRALIGPLISFVLMVMLVVIMGYGGMRVSSGTLTAGELVAFILYLVQIVMPLGQFTQFFTQLQKAMGATERIIYTLEADEEDQLSGRELEDARLPIRVEQVTFAYENGETILEDVSFQIEPGKVTAIVGPSGSGKTTMFSLIERFYQPINGTIRLGSDPISNFTLSSWRNKIGYVSQESPLIGGTIRENICYGVSRDVTDEELRQAAAMAYADQFIDELPNGYETQVGERGVKLSGGQRQRIGIARALLRNPQILMLDEATSSLDSKSEIIVQQALNNLMKGRTTLVIAHRLSTVVDADQIIFMEKGKITGRGTHEELFATHAMYREFAIQQLRMYEEV; the protein is encoded by the coding sequence ATGAAACAGACTTATACAGAATCTAAATCGGGCAACTGGCGTGCGTTTTATCAGTTGATCAAACAGACGAAGCCGTCCAAGCTGAAAATCAGCATTGCGCTGTTCATGAGTATTGCGACGACGCTTGTCAGTCTGGTTATCCCGCTGTTCACGGGAAAATTTGTGGACAGCTTCACCCTCGATTCAATCAGCAGCGGACAAATCATCCTTTTGGTCTTGGCCTTCGTCGCGCAAGCCGTCGCCGGAGGATTGTCGATCTACCTGTTAAATGATGTGGGGCAAAGCATCGTGGCCGCTCTCCGGGACCGGCTGTGGAAAAAGCTGCTGGTGCTGCCGGTCGCGTACTACGACAATCAGCGGACAGGAGAAACTATCAGCCGGATGACGAATGATACCGGAGTGGTAAAAGGGCTGATCACCGATCATTTGACCAGCTTCTTTACCGGGATCATTTCCATCATCGGTTCAGTCGCGGTCCTGTTGTATCTGGACTGGCAGATGACGCTCACCATGCTGATCACGGTCCCGTTGACGCTATTAGTTCTGATCCCGCTGGGGCGGCAGATGTACAAGATTTCCAAAGGCCTGCAAGATGAGACGGCCAGCTTTACCACGGTGATGAGCCAGGTCTTGTCGGAAATCCGCCTGGTCAAGGCATCTAATGCCGAGCCCCACGAGTACGCAAGCGGGAAGCAAGGGATCGATAACCTGCTGCTCTTCGGGCTGAAAGAAGGCCGGGTGCGGGCGTTGATTGGACCGCTCATCTCGTTTGTCCTGATGGTGATGCTGGTGGTCATCATGGGGTACGGGGGGATGCGGGTTTCCTCCGGCACATTGACGGCGGGAGAACTGGTCGCCTTCATTCTTTATCTCGTCCAGATTGTGATGCCGCTGGGACAGTTCACCCAGTTTTTCACCCAACTGCAAAAAGCCATGGGGGCCACGGAACGAATTATTTACACGCTGGAAGCGGACGAAGAGGATCAACTGTCCGGCCGTGAGCTGGAAGATGCGAGATTGCCGATCCGCGTGGAGCAGGTGACGTTTGCCTATGAAAACGGGGAGACGATTCTGGAGGATGTGAGCTTCCAGATCGAGCCGGGCAAAGTAACCGCGATCGTCGGGCCGAGCGGCAGCGGGAAAACGACGATGTTCTCCCTGATCGAACGCTTTTATCAGCCGATAAACGGCACCATCCGGCTCGGCAGCGATCCGATCAGTAACTTTACGTTGTCATCCTGGCGGAATAAAATCGGGTACGTATCCCAGGAAAGCCCGTTGATCGGCGGTACCATTCGGGAAAATATCTGCTACGGTGTTTCCCGTGACGTCACTGACGAGGAACTGAGGCAGGCTGCTGCGATGGCATACGCCGACCAATTCATCGACGAACTGCCGAATGGCTATGAGACACAGGTGGGGGAAAGAGGCGTCAAGCTCTCAGGCGGACAACGGCAGCGAATCGGCATCGCCCGTGCCCTTTTGCGGAACCCGCAAATCCTGATGCTCGATGAAGCGACCTCCAGTCTCGACAGCAAATCGGAAATCATCGTGCAGCAGGCCCTGAACAATCTAATGAAGGGACGCACCACGCTCGTCATTGCCCATCGCTTGTCGACGGTCGTGGATGCGGATCAGATTATCTTTATGGAAAAAGGAAAAATCACGGGCAGAGGAACGCATGAAGAGCTGTTTGCAACCCATGCGATGTACCGCGAATTTGCCATCCAGCAACTGCGGATGTACGAGGAGGTGTGA
- the acnA gene encoding aconitate hydratase AcnA has product MAKHDAYNVKSSLQVGDKAYAYYRLQGLEEQGIGEISKLPFSIKVLLEAAVRQFDGRAITKEHVQQLANWTKGRDSNQEVPLAPARIVLQDFTGVPAVVDLAAMRIAMKRAGGDPKRINPLVPVDLVIDHSVMVDDFGNDKALDNNMKLEFERNQERYRFLRWAQTAFDNFRAVPPATGIVHQVNLEYLASVIATREVDGELVAFPDSLVGTDSHTTMINGLGVLGWGVGGIEAEAGMLGQPLYFVTPEVVGFKLTGTLKEGSTATDLALTVTQMLRKKGVVGKFVEFYGPGLSNISLADRATVANMAPEYGATMGFFPVDAETLNYMRQTGREESLINLVESYTKAQGLFRTDDTPDPVFSETLELDLSTVVPSLAGPKRPQDRVELTSMKEAFNESLRAPIEKGGFGLSEEKIAAEAQVNYPTGESATLKTGSVVIAAITSCTNTSNPSVMLGAGILAKKAVEKGLKKPPFVKSSLAPGSRVVTQYLIDAGLIDSLNTLGFNVVGYGCTTCIGNSGPLPEETSKAIADNDLTVAAVLSGNRNFEGRIHALVKANYLASPPLVIAYALAGNVNVDLTTEPLGIGNDGQPVYLKDIWPTPQELNEAMGKAMNPELFRAQYAKVFTQNEEWNKIDAPTGDLYEWDEKSTYIQEPPFFQNLTGDVGHIDEVLKARTIALFGDSVTTDHISPAGNISPTSPAGKYLQENGVERKDFNSYGARRGSHDVMMRGTFANIRIRNQVAPGTEGGVTKYLPTDEIMSIYDACMKYQADGTPLVVLAGKEYGTGSSRDWAAKGTFLLGIKAVIAESFERIHRSNLVGMGVLPLQFADDQGWKSLGIDGSETFDILGLSDEVQPGQRVKVKATRQDGSSFEFDVIVRLDSLVDVDYYRNGGILQTVLRQLLDEGKPVTA; this is encoded by the coding sequence TTGGCTAAACACGATGCTTACAACGTGAAGTCTTCCCTCCAAGTCGGCGATAAAGCGTACGCTTACTACCGCCTGCAAGGCCTGGAAGAGCAAGGAATCGGCGAAATTTCCAAGCTGCCGTTCTCCATTAAAGTGCTGCTGGAAGCGGCTGTTCGTCAATTTGACGGCCGTGCCATCACCAAAGAACATGTACAACAACTGGCAAACTGGACAAAAGGCCGCGACAGCAACCAGGAAGTACCGCTGGCTCCAGCCCGTATCGTCCTGCAAGACTTTACCGGTGTACCAGCAGTCGTAGACCTGGCTGCCATGCGTATCGCGATGAAACGCGCCGGTGGCGATCCGAAGCGTATCAACCCGCTCGTACCTGTTGATCTAGTTATTGACCACTCCGTCATGGTTGACGATTTCGGTAACGATAAAGCGCTCGACAACAACATGAAGCTGGAATTCGAACGCAACCAAGAGCGCTACCGCTTCCTGCGCTGGGCGCAAACTGCTTTTGACAATTTCCGTGCGGTTCCTCCGGCTACCGGTATCGTTCACCAGGTAAACCTGGAGTACCTCGCATCTGTGATCGCTACTCGCGAAGTAGATGGCGAACTAGTTGCTTTCCCTGACTCTCTCGTAGGTACTGACTCCCACACCACCATGATCAACGGTCTGGGTGTTCTCGGCTGGGGTGTCGGCGGTATCGAGGCGGAAGCAGGAATGCTCGGCCAACCGCTTTATTTCGTAACACCAGAGGTTGTCGGTTTCAAACTGACTGGCACCCTGAAAGAAGGCTCCACGGCTACTGACCTGGCGCTGACTGTTACACAAATGCTGCGTAAAAAAGGCGTTGTCGGCAAATTCGTAGAGTTCTACGGCCCTGGCCTGTCCAACATCTCGCTGGCTGACCGTGCAACTGTAGCCAACATGGCTCCTGAGTACGGTGCAACTATGGGCTTCTTCCCAGTTGACGCGGAAACACTGAACTACATGCGTCAAACAGGCCGTGAAGAATCCCTGATCAACCTGGTTGAAAGCTACACCAAAGCACAAGGTCTCTTCCGTACCGACGATACTCCAGATCCTGTATTCTCCGAAACACTGGAACTGGATCTGTCCACAGTCGTACCGAGCCTGGCTGGTCCGAAACGCCCGCAAGACCGCGTAGAGCTGACTTCCATGAAGGAAGCGTTCAACGAAAGCCTGCGTGCTCCAATCGAAAAAGGCGGCTTTGGTCTATCCGAAGAGAAAATTGCTGCGGAAGCACAAGTAAACTATCCGACCGGTGAATCGGCAACCCTGAAAACAGGCTCTGTTGTCATCGCGGCGATCACTTCTTGTACCAATACCTCCAACCCAAGCGTTATGCTGGGCGCAGGTATTCTGGCCAAGAAAGCGGTTGAAAAAGGCCTGAAAAAGCCTCCGTTCGTGAAGAGCTCTCTGGCTCCTGGTTCCCGTGTCGTTACCCAATATCTGATCGACGCTGGTCTGATCGATTCCCTGAACACCCTCGGCTTCAACGTCGTCGGCTATGGTTGCACCACTTGTATCGGTAACTCCGGTCCACTGCCGGAAGAAACCAGCAAGGCGATTGCGGACAACGATCTGACTGTAGCGGCTGTACTCTCTGGTAACCGCAACTTTGAAGGCCGTATTCACGCCCTGGTGAAAGCGAACTACCTCGCTTCTCCTCCGCTGGTTATCGCTTATGCGCTGGCTGGTAACGTGAACGTCGACCTGACAACCGAACCACTCGGTATCGGCAACGATGGTCAACCGGTTTACCTGAAAGATATCTGGCCAACACCGCAAGAGCTGAACGAAGCAATGGGCAAAGCGATGAATCCAGAGCTGTTCCGTGCTCAATACGCAAAAGTATTCACCCAAAACGAAGAGTGGAACAAGATCGATGCTCCAACTGGCGATCTGTACGAGTGGGATGAAAAATCCACCTACATCCAAGAGCCTCCATTCTTCCAAAACCTGACTGGCGACGTAGGTCATATCGACGAAGTCCTGAAAGCACGCACCATCGCGCTGTTCGGTGATTCCGTCACAACAGACCACATCTCCCCGGCAGGAAACATCTCGCCGACCAGCCCTGCAGGAAAATACCTCCAGGAAAACGGCGTAGAACGCAAAGACTTCAACTCCTACGGCGCTCGTCGCGGTAGCCATGACGTCATGATGCGCGGTACGTTTGCCAACATCCGCATCCGCAACCAAGTGGCTCCTGGCACCGAGGGCGGCGTAACCAAATACCTGCCGACTGATGAAATCATGTCCATCTACGATGCGTGCATGAAGTATCAAGCTGACGGTACTCCGCTGGTCGTTCTGGCTGGTAAAGAGTACGGTACCGGTTCTTCCCGTGACTGGGCAGCCAAAGGTACCTTCCTGCTCGGCATCAAAGCGGTCATTGCAGAGAGCTTCGAGCGTATTCACCGTTCCAACCTGGTTGGTATGGGCGTACTGCCGCTGCAATTTGCAGATGATCAAGGCTGGAAGTCCCTGGGCATCGACGGCAGCGAAACCTTCGACATCCTCGGCCTGTCTGACGAAGTTCAGCCTGGTCAACGCGTCAAGGTAAAAGCGACTCGCCAAGACGGCAGCAGCTTTGAATTCGACGTGATCGTTCGTCTCGACAGCCTCGTAGACGTTGACTACTACCGCAACGGTGGTATTCTGCAAACCGTTCTGCGTCAACTGCTCGACGAAGGCAAACCAGTTACGGCGTAA
- a CDS encoding ThiF family adenylyltransferase encodes MQTRYSRQILFAPIGRAGQEKLAQSRVAIVGMGALGTVSANHMVRAGVGFVRIIDRDFVEPSNLQRQMLYDEEDARQHLPKAIAAHAKLTRINSEVQIEPVVADLTARNAESLLADVDLVLDATDNFQVRYLVNDVCVKHGIPWVYGGAVSATGTFTAIRPGVTPCLRCLFPEAPNPGEMATCDTAGVIGPIIHIIASYQATEAFKLLVGAEDALNPHLEHFDLWNNQHQQIKVAGGKRPDCLTCGQRQFSFLQPDSQDGQAASLCGRDTVQISPVEGAALDLDVLAGRLAPLGVVEKNKFLLRFHADSHTLVIFPDGRVLVQGTDDVSLARTLHARYIGA; translated from the coding sequence TTGCAAACCCGCTATTCCCGTCAAATCCTGTTTGCCCCGATCGGCCGCGCGGGACAGGAGAAGCTCGCGCAAAGCCGCGTCGCTATCGTCGGCATGGGAGCGCTGGGCACCGTTTCGGCCAACCATATGGTTCGTGCCGGTGTCGGTTTCGTGCGGATCATTGACCGTGACTTCGTCGAGCCGAGCAACCTGCAGCGTCAGATGCTCTACGATGAAGAAGACGCCCGCCAGCATTTGCCCAAGGCCATCGCGGCCCATGCCAAGCTGACGCGGATCAATTCCGAGGTCCAGATCGAGCCTGTCGTAGCCGATCTGACCGCCCGCAACGCCGAGTCCCTGCTCGCTGATGTCGATCTCGTGCTGGATGCGACTGACAACTTTCAAGTCCGCTATCTGGTCAATGATGTTTGCGTCAAGCACGGGATTCCCTGGGTCTACGGCGGCGCCGTCAGCGCGACCGGAACCTTTACGGCGATCCGGCCCGGCGTCACCCCTTGTCTGCGCTGCCTGTTCCCGGAAGCGCCCAATCCCGGTGAAATGGCCACGTGTGACACGGCTGGCGTGATCGGACCAATCATTCACATCATTGCTTCCTATCAGGCGACGGAGGCGTTTAAGCTGCTCGTCGGGGCCGAGGACGCGCTCAATCCTCATCTGGAGCATTTTGATCTCTGGAACAATCAGCATCAACAAATCAAGGTTGCAGGAGGCAAACGCCCGGATTGTCTGACCTGCGGACAGCGCCAGTTTTCCTTTTTGCAGCCGGATTCTCAGGACGGCCAAGCCGCCTCCCTGTGTGGCCGCGATACAGTGCAGATCTCACCTGTGGAGGGTGCGGCACTGGATCTGGACGTGCTCGCCGGCCGGCTCGCTCCGCTCGGCGTGGTGGAGAAAAACAAGTTCCTGCTTCGTTTCCACGCCGATTCGCATACGCTCGTCATCTTTCCCGATGGACGCGTGCTGGTGCAGGGAACGGATGATGTCAGCCTGGCACGGACGCTTCATGCCAGGTATATCGGCGCCTGA
- a CDS encoding sensor histidine kinase: protein MRAHPNRKIWLRVLGVIGFLLYINLCWSAAYWLTSYLYRQAGVEPSEFVRGLVNSLSGFLLFFITMFLISRFIRPRHLELFQLLIDALRRIAKGDFSVKLDIKMEHQWGLLVDNINHMAEQLNQMEQLRQEFISNVSHEIQSPLTSISGFARALRSEHLTREERLHYLDIIETESKRLSKLSDNLLKLTSLEAKHHPMERKRYRLDKQLRNIILAYEPQWLEKEIELDVALEKLEIIADEDLMSQVWNNLFANSIKFTPNGGSISMRAEQQGEELIVKISDTGIGISEEDLERIFERFFKADKSRNRTGGGSGLGLSIVKKIVSMHHGKISVQSRIGEGTTFTIILPVDTTPKVESNP from the coding sequence ATGAGAGCACACCCGAACCGGAAAATATGGCTCCGCGTGCTTGGCGTCATCGGCTTTCTTCTCTACATCAATCTTTGCTGGTCGGCAGCGTACTGGTTGACGTCTTACCTGTACCGCCAGGCGGGTGTCGAGCCATCCGAGTTTGTCAGGGGATTGGTCAACTCCCTGTCCGGCTTTCTTCTTTTCTTTATCACCATGTTTCTCATTTCCCGCTTCATCAGACCGCGGCACTTGGAACTGTTCCAGTTGCTGATTGATGCTCTGCGGCGGATTGCCAAAGGAGATTTCAGCGTCAAGCTGGATATCAAAATGGAGCATCAGTGGGGACTGCTGGTTGACAACATTAACCATATGGCAGAGCAATTAAACCAAATGGAGCAGCTGCGCCAGGAGTTTATCTCCAATGTGTCCCATGAAATCCAGTCCCCTTTGACGTCGATCAGCGGTTTTGCCCGTGCTTTGCGCAGCGAGCATCTTACCCGGGAGGAGCGGCTGCATTACCTGGATATCATCGAAACGGAAAGCAAACGGCTGTCAAAGTTAAGCGACAACCTGCTGAAGCTTACATCGCTCGAGGCCAAACATCATCCCATGGAGCGGAAACGGTACCGCCTCGATAAACAGCTTCGCAACATCATCCTGGCCTATGAACCGCAGTGGCTGGAAAAGGAGATTGAACTGGATGTGGCCTTGGAGAAGCTGGAGATCATTGCGGATGAAGACTTGATGAGTCAGGTTTGGAACAATCTCTTTGCCAACAGCATCAAATTCACCCCGAACGGCGGAAGTATCAGCATGCGGGCAGAACAGCAAGGAGAAGAATTGATCGTAAAGATTTCCGACACCGGCATCGGGATTTCCGAGGAAGATCTGGAGCGGATTTTTGAACGGTTTTTCAAGGCGGACAAATCGCGTAACCGAACCGGGGGCGGCAGCGGACTGGGGCTGTCCATCGTAAAGAAAATCGTCAGTATGCATCACGGAAAGATTTCTGTCCAAAGCCGTATTGGCGAAGGGACAACCTTTACCATCATTCTGCCGGTTGACACTACCCCAAAAGTGGAGAGTAACCCATAA
- a CDS encoding response regulator transcription factor: MTKLLIVDDDPHIRELVRVFLQREGFDILEAADGKEALSIMESDPAELVILDIMMPQMDGWELCRELRKHYDIPLLMLTAKGETAQKIKGFELGTDDYLVKPFEPAELVVRVKALLKRYRIAASHTVQVGCLQMNRKTFEITSGDKMLTIPLKEFELLFKLASYPGQTISREQLIEQIWGYDFEGNERTVDVHINRLRERFPEAAYGFQIRTVRGLGYRLEICP; the protein is encoded by the coding sequence ATGACCAAACTGCTGATTGTCGATGATGATCCGCATATTCGCGAGCTGGTCCGCGTCTTTTTGCAGCGGGAGGGGTTCGACATCCTGGAGGCGGCTGATGGAAAGGAAGCATTGTCTATCATGGAGTCTGACCCGGCGGAGCTGGTCATCCTCGATATCATGATGCCCCAGATGGACGGCTGGGAGCTGTGCCGCGAGCTCAGGAAGCATTACGACATTCCGTTGCTCATGCTGACCGCAAAGGGGGAGACTGCCCAGAAAATCAAAGGCTTTGAGCTGGGGACCGATGATTACCTCGTCAAGCCGTTTGAGCCAGCCGAGCTGGTAGTCCGTGTAAAAGCGCTCCTGAAACGGTATCGGATCGCCGCCTCCCATACCGTACAGGTCGGATGTCTGCAGATGAACAGAAAAACCTTTGAAATTACCAGCGGCGACAAGATGTTGACGATTCCGCTGAAGGAATTTGAACTCTTGTTTAAACTGGCCAGCTATCCGGGGCAGACGATCTCCCGCGAACAATTGATCGAGCAGATATGGGGATATGATTTCGAGGGGAACGAGCGGACGGTCGATGTGCATATCAACCGCCTGCGCGAACGATTTCCCGAAGCTGCATACGGTTTTCAGATTCGCACTGTCCGAGGGCTGGGGTATCGATTGGAGATATGTCCATGA
- a CDS encoding MFS transporter has protein sequence MNRLWNSYPRSIRLLAIAAVIHSTGMACIWPLVTIYIHDVLGKSLAVAGGVLMLNQGAYLVGSVVGGFLFDRWGKLLTLCAATVGAVAVAIGLGFTTDFSVYTVLLPLNGFFSGIMFPVLNALIGLLWPEGGRKGLNMVYVALNIGGAIGAGAAGILASISFAWTFFGNAALQVAVLGLFLMLSRAADIEHGPVKDRRPTPESAEGLDSLDRPATMDSHSAIHATRSVAWMALGFLSMGLLVCWIIYVQWTTVLSAYMQTLGISLKQYSLLWTLNGALILLGQPLIAWVIKHVAQSLKAQMLLGGCLFSLSMLILSQTTVYAGFFAAMFVLTLGEMLVWPAVPTIAAELSPPGREGMIQGLVGGVGSAGRMVGPLMGAVAFEVLKAQGLFYAMAAFALLAVVCFGVYTSFIKRSELSAALTVQKH, from the coding sequence ATGAACCGATTATGGAATTCCTATCCGCGCAGCATTCGGCTGTTGGCCATTGCTGCCGTTATCCATTCTACAGGCATGGCCTGTATCTGGCCGTTGGTCACCATCTACATCCACGATGTCCTGGGAAAGTCGCTTGCAGTGGCGGGCGGCGTGCTTATGCTGAACCAGGGGGCATATCTTGTGGGCAGTGTGGTTGGCGGCTTTCTTTTTGACCGCTGGGGAAAACTCCTGACCTTATGCGCTGCCACGGTGGGAGCCGTAGCAGTGGCGATCGGACTTGGGTTCACCACAGACTTCTCGGTTTATACCGTCTTGCTTCCTTTGAACGGATTTTTCTCCGGCATCATGTTTCCTGTGCTGAACGCCCTGATTGGCCTGTTGTGGCCGGAGGGCGGCCGCAAGGGTTTAAACATGGTCTATGTCGCCCTCAATATCGGAGGCGCGATTGGTGCAGGAGCTGCCGGAATCTTGGCAAGCATCTCATTTGCCTGGACGTTTTTTGGCAATGCCGCGCTTCAGGTGGCTGTGCTTGGTCTGTTTCTCATGTTGAGCCGTGCCGCGGATATCGAGCATGGTCCCGTAAAAGACCGGAGACCAACACCAGAATCAGCGGAAGGCTTGGATAGTCTGGATCGCCCGGCAACCATGGACAGCCATTCGGCCATCCACGCCACCCGGTCTGTAGCCTGGATGGCTCTCGGCTTTTTATCCATGGGCTTGTTGGTCTGCTGGATCATTTACGTGCAGTGGACAACGGTGCTGTCTGCGTACATGCAGACGCTGGGCATCTCGCTGAAACAATACAGCCTGCTGTGGACATTGAACGGCGCCCTGATTCTTTTGGGACAGCCGTTAATCGCCTGGGTGATCAAGCATGTCGCCCAATCCTTGAAAGCGCAGATGCTGCTGGGCGGCTGTCTCTTTTCGCTGTCCATGCTGATCCTGTCGCAGACGACTGTTTACGCTGGCTTTTTTGCAGCCATGTTTGTCCTAACGCTGGGAGAAATGCTGGTATGGCCGGCTGTTCCGACAATCGCTGCGGAGTTGTCGCCTCCCGGCAGAGAGGGCATGATTCAGGGGCTGGTTGGCGGCGTTGGTTCGGCAGGACGCATGGTGGGACCGCTTATGGGAGCCGTGGCCTTTGAAGTGCTGAAGGCACAGGGATTGTTTTATGCGATGGCGGCCTTTGCTTTGCTCGCAGTGGTCTGTTTTGGGGTGTACACCTCCTTTATTAAGCGGTCGGAGCTGTCGGCGGCACTTACCGTCCAAAAGCATTGA